A region of the Desulfomicrobium macestii genome:
TGCGCGAGCCCTCGAAAAACTGGGACACGTTGCCGCTGACCAAAATATTGGCGCCCCTGGCTCTGGCCTGCGCCATGGCCTCCTCAATACCCGGCCATGGCCTGGAAGAATCGTATTCCATGACCTCGAAGACCCCGCGAGCAAGCCACGCGAGCCGGAAGATGTCCGCCATCTCCCTGCCCACGTCCTTGCGCACGGCAATGTCCTGACGCAGGGCAAAAGGCAGAATCAGGGCCCGCAGGCCCGTTTCGGGCAGGGACCGGGGCGTCACCGCCTCGACCAGCTCGCTCAACACAACCGGGGCGTCGTCGTGATAGCGGATTTCGCTCAGACTCACATCGACCGGTGAATACGCGCACCCGCAACACAAGAGCACGAACAGCATGCAAAATTTCATGACAGCATCTCCTTGGCAGGCGTTTTCAAGCAAGATAGATACCAAGCGCAACATAAACCGCTGCAGGAGAACACCGTGACCACCCCCCGCGAATCCGCCCCCTTGCGCTATCGCCTGACCCACCAGGAAAGCCTGCTCGGCGTGGCCTACTTCAGCCCCGCTCCCGCCCAATCCCTGACTCTGGAAGAATGCCTGGAGCATGTCCGCCGCGCGCCCAACGACGAGTTCATGCGCGCCCACGTCCGCCAACTCCTGGCCGCCCTCGACGCGCACAGTCTGCGCGCCCTGCACGCGGATGCCGATCCCGTCGTCAAGAGCCTTGTCCTGGAAACCGTCCTCCTGACTCCGACCCACGCGGATCTTTGGACGCAGTTGCGTGCGCAGGCAAAGGCAGCGGCGGAACTGACACCCCAGATATTTCTAAGGAGCGTGTCCCTGCCGGACCATGATCTCCATGCCCGCGCAAGCCGGCTGCTGGCCGCAAACATTTTCGAGCACCAGCCCCTGCCCGGCGACATGGGCGCCCTGCCGCTCACGGCGGCTCCGGATTCTGACGCGGCCGACCCGGCCATGCTCAAGTCCGCCCTTGATCCCCTGCCCCACTGTCCCAGACGCCCGGCCCGGCAGACATACGCGCTGGCCATGGAACGACTCTACGGACTGGGCATCCTCGACGGGCCGGAGATGCGCCACCACGCATCCCTGGCCCCATGGGGGCTGCTGCGCCGCTGGAAGCTGGACCGCGCGACTTGCAGCGGCCGTTTCAACCACCGCCTGGAAGGACTCATGACCAGCTACGGCCGGGGGCTTTGCCTTGAAGACGCGCAGGCCTCCCTGGCCATGGAGATCGTGGAACGCTACAGCTCCTTCGCCGACATCCGGGGGCTGCGCATCTCGGGCAGCGGGGATGAAGGCGAAATTCGCGTGGGCACCTGCCGCGAACTTGGCGACAGGGCGCTTGACCCGAACAGCAAGCGTCTTGAAGTGCCCTACGCGGGCCAGACCCTGCACTGGATGACCGCCCGGGACAGAAACGGACAAGCCCGGTTCGTTCCGGTCCAATCCGTATATCTGTTCACCAACCTGGACGAGATCCGCCTCTTCAGCGGGCTGGGTTCCACGGGCCTGGCCTCGGGAAACACCCCGGAAGAGGCCAAGGTCAGCGGATTGCTTGAGGTCGTGGAGCGCGATGCCGAGGCGGTCGGCGTGTTCGACCCGGCGCGGTGCTTCCGGGTGCAAAGCGGGGATGAAGGGATAAACCGAGTGCTGGAGCAGTATCGTGCGCAGGGCATCGACCCCGTTTTTCAGGATCTGACCACGGACCTTGGCGTGCCCTGCTATAAATGTTTCGCGCAGATGCGCGAAGGCGGGCTGGTCAAGGCCACGGGGGCATCCCTTTCGGGCATGCGGGCGGCGCTCTCGGCCCTGACCGAGACCCCGTTCCCCTTTCCCGGCAGGGAGGCGTCGGCGCAGGGGCCGGA
Encoded here:
- a CDS encoding YcaO-like family protein: MTTPRESAPLRYRLTHQESLLGVAYFSPAPAQSLTLEECLEHVRRAPNDEFMRAHVRQLLAALDAHSLRALHADADPVVKSLVLETVLLTPTHADLWTQLRAQAKAAAELTPQIFLRSVSLPDHDLHARASRLLAANIFEHQPLPGDMGALPLTAAPDSDAADPAMLKSALDPLPHCPRRPARQTYALAMERLYGLGILDGPEMRHHASLAPWGLLRRWKLDRATCSGRFNHRLEGLMTSYGRGLCLEDAQASLAMEIVERYSSFADIRGLRISGSGDEGEIRVGTCRELGDRALDPNSKRLEVPYAGQTLHWMTARDRNGQARFVPVQSVYLFTNLDEIRLFSGLGSTGLASGNTPEEAKVSGLLEVVERDAEAVGVFDPARCFRVQSGDEGINRVLEQYRAQGIDPVFQDLTTDLGVPCYKCFAQMREGGLVKATGASLSGMRAALSALTETPFPFPGREASAQGPDGLPVRTLEDLPDHSTGSAAGDLALLEAILDARGHSPLYADLTKRELRLPVFRAIVPGLEIVSDFDRFTRISPRLWRDVLRLKGRGA